One Thalassospira marina DNA window includes the following coding sequences:
- a CDS encoding DUF6916 family protein, translating to MTEANTSDLLSLAKLTSDIFTPHLESTFIFNVGNTRLPVTLVNCRENPEGAGPDSNRTPFSLLFHTSADQNNPILEAKDFTASVHGLEQGAIDLVSVQRVLRPASHPAGAYFQIIFG from the coding sequence ATGACAGAGGCAAACACGTCCGATCTGCTCTCCCTGGCGAAATTAACAAGCGATATTTTCACTCCGCACCTGGAAAGCACCTTCATCTTTAATGTCGGAAATACCCGCCTTCCGGTCACACTGGTTAATTGCAGGGAAAACCCGGAAGGTGCTGGCCCGGACAGCAACAGGACACCTTTTTCCCTTCTGTTCCATACCTCAGCAGACCAGAACAATCCCATCCTGGAAGCAAAAGATTTCACTGCTTCAGTACATGGGCTTGAACAGGGCGCAATTGATCTTGTGTCTGTTCAGCGTGTTTTGCGCCCTGCAAGCCATCCTGCGGGCGCCTATTTCCAAATCATCTTTGGCTAA
- a CDS encoding phage tail protein: MYDTYMGVIWALGFQFAPENWAYCAGGTLQIAQFTGLFSLIGVNFGGDARVTFKLPDLRSRTPVGFNTTSTPRLTEMGEQFGLPSYHLNWDTMPTHTHSHTYSGTGGNVGVTFTAAAQKGTKKTPDDGDYLAAPASALALTDNLYVPEADVTDKATLGGVLSGGTITPFSNDYFAIATAGTGEAFEFYQPSLAINYCICVDGLYPSRN, from the coding sequence ATGTATGACACATATATGGGCGTTATCTGGGCCCTTGGTTTTCAGTTTGCCCCGGAAAATTGGGCGTATTGCGCTGGCGGAACACTTCAAATCGCCCAGTTCACTGGACTTTTTTCGCTGATCGGTGTCAATTTCGGTGGAGATGCACGTGTTACGTTCAAACTACCAGACCTCAGAAGCCGAACCCCAGTCGGATTTAATACCACATCAACCCCCCGCTTGACAGAAATGGGGGAACAATTTGGATTACCTTCATACCATCTCAATTGGGATACAATGCCTACCCACACCCACTCACACACATATTCGGGTACAGGCGGCAACGTCGGAGTAACATTTACAGCCGCCGCACAAAAAGGGACCAAAAAAACACCCGATGATGGTGACTACCTGGCTGCGCCGGCATCGGCCTTGGCCCTGACCGATAACCTTTACGTTCCAGAAGCAGATGTAACCGACAAAGCCACGCTGGGCGGGGTATTGTCCGGGGGAACGATTACCCCATTCTCCAATGATTATTTCGCAATTGCCACCGCAGGAACAGGAGAAGCGTTCGAGTTTTACCAACCCAGCCTTGCAATCAATTACTGCATTTGCGTTGACGGGTTATACCCCAGCCGAAACTAA
- a CDS encoding DUF4347 domain-containing protein, with amino-acid sequence MTHLDRLKNATAIADRGFSTIQPLCLEPRFMFDAAGAATGAEAAQDAQAQAEAASAADGGSHDGGADTIAEPGDTGGIGAGGEAANAAGGSQTSDEAITPDAIPATSTQQPHQIALIDTTIDGYETLAAGFSADVTVITFQSDGSLSQIADLLSSYGQVDAIHLVSHGAIGAINLGGTIIDTADLADQSEALTEIGSHLTETGDILLYGCDVGGDQRGMAFVDAMANLTGADVAASNDATGSADMGGDWNLEVSSGTIEASVALSEASQHDFTALLVSSETYDNLTSEGYGIETGITTIDFGEWTYSTNHTTSFVVGDDSNYTIPSSLTVDGSGTDKVLEINGPYVSQNTLPLTIKVEAKDGSNFTLTSLDLGIVQAPSSERGVTVTVYNGLTVLGTFVFDLATSSSGDGITYVANTDADADSSTGHFTFDGTYANATSFELAMSGTGTYQIDNIIASPAASNAAPVVGTSGGSVSYTENGTGTVVDTGFTVTDNDNATLSSATISITGGFTSGQDVLSFANGGSFGNITGSYDSSNGVLTLTSSGSTASVAEWQDAIRSITYSNSSDAPSEADRTVSISVNDGTADSNTATKTVTVTAVNDAPSSVSATDSNVSGFPINATFTEDTSGQELDLTSIDLVDPDSGSSELILTLVATSGTFSIANDSDITWDGNNTGTITLRGTLTALNNYINSASNIWYQGAQDASGTGEKISVYLDDASTTSNLLGDINLTITPVNDAPVLTPSNPDLTGIDENATTNGGQTVGSFLSGSVSDADTGALSGIAISGLSSGNGKWQYSLDDGSSWVDVGTVAEAGALLLRSTDYVRFVPNGDTGTSASISYHAWDQTGGNSAGDKVSVSSTGGTTAFSTATDTASIDVSEVNDAPTISGVPTDVTVVEDTASNFDLSAITFGDVDDSSLTVTITASAGTFAASSSGGVTVDGTGSGTLTLSGTVSAINTWLDTASNIQYMSAADASGDNAATFSVTADDGTVESTVANGNIDITGTNDAPVLTPSNPDLTGIDENATTNGGQTVGSFLSGSVSDADTGALSGIAISGLSSGNGKWQYSLDNGSSWVDVGTVAEAGALLLRSTDYVRFVPNGDTATSASISYHAWDQTGGNSAGDKVSVSSTGGTTAFSTATDTASIDVSEVNDAPTISGVPTDVTVVEDTASNFDLSAITFGDVDDSSLTVTITASAGTFAASSSGGVTVDGTGSGTLTLSGTVSAINTWLDTASNIQYMSAADASGDNAATFSVTADDGTVESTVANGNIDITGTNDAPVLTPSNPDLTGIDENATTNGGQTVGSFLSGSVSDADTGALSGIAISGLSSGNGKWQYSLDNGSSWVDVGTVAEAGALLLRSTDYVRFVPNGDTGTSASISYHAWDQTGGNSAGDKVSVSSTGGTTAFSTATDTASIDVSEVNDAPTISGVPTDVTVVEDTASNFDLSAITFGDVDDSSLTVTITASAGTFAASSSGGVTVDGTGSGTLTLSGTVSAINTWLDTASNIQYMSAADASGDNAATFSVTADDGTVESTVANGNIDITGTNDAPVLTPSNPDLTGIDENATTNGGQTVGSFLSGSVSDADTGALSGIAISGLSSGNGKWQYSLDNGSSWVDVGTVAEAGALLLRSTDYVRFVPNGDTGTSASISYHAWDQTGGNSAGDKVSVSSTGGTTAFSTATDTASIDVSEVNDAPTISGVPTDVTVVEDTASNFDLSAITFGDVDDSSLTVTITASAGTFAASSSGGVTVDGTGSGTLKLSGTVSAINTWLDTASNIQYMSAADASGDNAATFSVTADDGTVESTVANGNIDITGTNDAPVLTPSNPDLTGIDENATTNGGQTVGSFLSGSVSDADTGALSGIAISGLSSGNGKWQYSLDNGSSWVDVGTVAEAGALLLRSTDYVRFVPNGDTGTSASISYHAWDQTGGNSAGDKVSVSSTGGTTAFSTATDTASIDVSEVNDAPTISGVPTDVTVVEDTASNFDLSAISFGDVDDSSLTVTITASAGTFAASSSGGVTVDGTGSGTLKLSGTVSAINTWLDTASNIQYMSAADASGDNAATFSVTADDGTVESTVANGNIDITGTNDAPTLTDGASVALTGTNEDTTSSGTTVSSILSGAGYSDIDAGASSGIAITGMTGNGKWQYSADGTNWVDIDSASASAAVLLTSTSQVRYIPDGNNGETANLTFKAWDQTTGSASTTGSVSTADTGTSGGGSAFSSQNASASMVVSDVNDAPTAPASLPGTIIENGGPMSYVVSVAGFNDIDGDNLSFTATLADGSALPAWLSYSVNGSNVTFSGNVPGDFIGDLEVRITATEDATAHLTASSNLTIQVEARPVVVVTPPASPPEPAPVPPVMSPPGTGNIGDAGTPVGSALDFGGRNGGEIVQPVTGQLGSLSPLDNSSTPVMAGLQSTTPPSIFGDTAGQTIFGGDVGAGTGILAGRTQLITSQGAGLGNDAGFEPANGNGEGTGTDEGAAGTPNLDGAAQNAGGDNGAASNGNGSAAAGAGNAPNEEAQPERAAPVDAQNNGEGEASPASENPGGDGDAAPEGNDNIQGALDNPALPSFVFKEAVLANADFTDQLAGAGGAFERHASALAKALSDFDASAA; translated from the coding sequence ATGACACATCTCGATCGCTTGAAAAATGCGACGGCAATAGCAGATCGCGGGTTTTCAACAATTCAGCCGCTTTGTCTTGAGCCACGTTTCATGTTTGATGCTGCCGGTGCCGCAACTGGCGCCGAGGCCGCGCAGGACGCACAGGCCCAGGCCGAGGCGGCGTCGGCCGCTGATGGTGGATCACATGATGGTGGTGCTGATACCATTGCCGAGCCAGGCGATACAGGTGGTATAGGTGCGGGCGGCGAGGCTGCCAATGCTGCTGGCGGAAGCCAGACGTCAGATGAAGCGATCACACCGGATGCGATACCGGCAACGAGCACCCAGCAGCCCCATCAGATTGCGCTTATTGATACCACGATAGATGGCTATGAAACGCTTGCTGCGGGTTTTTCAGCAGATGTGACTGTAATTACGTTTCAATCCGATGGCTCCTTGTCGCAGATAGCGGACCTTTTGTCCTCCTATGGTCAGGTTGATGCCATTCATCTTGTTTCACATGGTGCGATTGGCGCGATCAATCTGGGTGGCACCATCATTGATACTGCTGACCTTGCGGATCAATCAGAGGCTCTTACTGAAATCGGATCTCATCTGACAGAAACAGGCGATATTCTGCTTTACGGGTGTGACGTTGGTGGTGATCAGCGTGGGATGGCATTCGTTGATGCCATGGCAAATTTGACTGGTGCGGACGTAGCAGCTTCCAATGATGCAACTGGTTCTGCTGATATGGGCGGTGACTGGAATCTTGAGGTTTCAAGCGGCACTATTGAAGCTTCTGTTGCGCTGTCTGAAGCATCGCAACATGATTTCACGGCATTGCTTGTGTCAAGCGAGACTTACGATAACCTGACCTCTGAGGGATACGGAATCGAGACTGGTATTACGACGATCGATTTCGGTGAATGGACCTATTCTACTAATCATACGACCAGTTTTGTCGTCGGTGACGATAGTAATTACACTATTCCAAGTAGTTTGACTGTAGATGGATCCGGTACTGATAAGGTTCTTGAAATAAACGGACCATATGTCTCCCAGAATACCCTGCCTCTAACAATTAAGGTTGAGGCAAAGGACGGTAGTAACTTTACCTTGACCTCGTTGGATCTTGGTATAGTTCAGGCTCCAAGTTCGGAGCGGGGGGTTACGGTCACAGTCTATAATGGCTTAACTGTGCTTGGAACTTTTGTATTCGATCTGGCGACAAGCAGCTCAGGCGATGGGATCACCTATGTTGCCAATACGGATGCAGATGCTGACTCTAGTACCGGGCATTTCACATTTGATGGCACATATGCCAATGCGACAAGTTTTGAGCTGGCAATGTCAGGAACAGGAACCTACCAAATCGATAACATTATTGCCAGCCCGGCAGCATCAAATGCTGCACCTGTGGTGGGTACTTCCGGTGGTTCCGTTTCCTATACCGAGAATGGCACCGGAACGGTCGTTGATACCGGATTTACGGTAACCGATAATGACAACGCCACCTTATCAAGTGCGACGATATCGATTACGGGAGGTTTTACGAGCGGGCAGGACGTTTTGTCATTTGCAAATGGCGGTTCGTTTGGCAATATCACGGGTAGCTATGACAGTTCGAACGGAGTGCTGACTCTGACATCTTCAGGCAGTACAGCCTCTGTGGCCGAGTGGCAGGATGCTATCAGGTCGATAACCTATTCAAACAGTTCTGATGCACCAAGCGAAGCCGATCGCACCGTTTCGATCTCTGTCAATGACGGTACTGCAGATAGTAATACCGCAACTAAAACGGTCACTGTAACCGCAGTTAATGACGCGCCATCGTCTGTTAGTGCGACGGATTCAAATGTTAGCGGATTCCCAATAAACGCGACTTTTACTGAAGATACTAGTGGTCAGGAACTTGATCTGACGTCAATTGATCTGGTTGATCCCGATAGCGGTTCCAGTGAGTTAATCCTTACCCTCGTTGCGACGTCTGGTACGTTTTCGATTGCAAATGATTCGGATATTACCTGGGACGGGAATAATACGGGGACCATAACCCTTAGAGGGACTTTGACGGCCTTAAATAATTATATCAATTCGGCCAGTAACATCTGGTATCAGGGGGCACAAGACGCGTCAGGTACGGGCGAGAAAATTTCTGTCTATCTTGATGATGCATCGACAACGTCCAATCTGCTTGGTGATATCAATTTAACAATTACGCCCGTTAATGATGCACCAGTGCTGACACCGTCAAATCCGGACCTGACGGGGATTGATGAAAACGCTACGACGAATGGTGGTCAGACAGTTGGAAGCTTCCTTTCCGGTTCGGTCAGTGATGCGGATACCGGGGCGCTGTCGGGCATTGCCATTTCGGGTTTGTCGTCAGGGAATGGCAAATGGCAATACTCGCTTGATGATGGTTCAAGCTGGGTTGATGTTGGTACGGTTGCCGAGGCCGGTGCGCTTTTGCTGCGTTCGACAGATTATGTGCGTTTTGTACCCAATGGTGACACGGGTACCTCGGCATCGATCAGTTACCATGCCTGGGATCAAACCGGCGGAAACAGCGCCGGTGATAAGGTTTCCGTTAGTTCGACTGGTGGCACGACCGCGTTTTCAACGGCAACAGATACAGCTTCAATTGATGTTAGCGAAGTCAATGATGCGCCAACCATAAGTGGTGTGCCAACGGATGTGACTGTCGTTGAAGACACGGCCAGCAATTTTGACCTTTCGGCAATTACCTTTGGCGATGTGGATGACAGCAGTTTGACCGTGACGATCACGGCCTCTGCGGGCACCTTTGCGGCTTCATCGTCTGGCGGCGTGACGGTTGATGGAACGGGCAGTGGCACATTGACGCTGTCGGGTACGGTGAGCGCGATCAACACCTGGCTTGATACGGCCAGTAACATTCAATATATGAGCGCCGCCGATGCCAGTGGCGATAATGCCGCGACCTTCAGTGTCACGGCCGATGATGGCACTGTCGAATCAACTGTTGCCAATGGCAATATCGATATCACCGGCACAAATGATGCACCAGTGCTGACACCGTCAAATCCGGACCTGACGGGGATTGATGAAAACGCCACGACGAATGGTGGTCAGACAGTTGGAAGCTTCCTTTCCGGTTCTGTCAGTGATGCGGATACCGGGGCGCTGTCGGGCATTGCCATTTCGGGTTTGTCGTCAGGGAATGGCAAGTGGCAATACTCGCTTGATAATGGTTCAAGCTGGGTTGATGTTGGTACGGTTGCCGAGGCCGGTGCGCTTTTGCTGCGTTCGACCGATTATGTGCGTTTTGTACCCAATGGTGACACGGCCACCTCGGCATCGATCAGTTACCATGCCTGGGATCAAACCGGCGGAAACAGTGCCGGTGATAAAGTTTCCGTTAGTTCGACTGGTGGCACGACCGCGTTTTCAACGGCAACAGATACAGCTTCCATTGATGTTAGCGAAGTCAATGATGCGCCAACCATAAGTGGTGTGCCAACGGATGTGACCGTCGTTGAAGATACGGCCAGCAATTTTGACCTTTCGGCAATTACCTTTGGCGATGTGGATGACAGCAGTTTGACCGTGACGATCACGGCCTCTGCGGGCACCTTTGCGGCTTCATCGTCTGGCGGCGTGACGGTTGATGGAACGGGCAGTGGCACATTGACGCTGTCGGGTACGGTGAGCGCGATCAACACCTGGCTTGATACGGCCAGTAACATTCAATATATGAGCGCCGCCGATGCCAGTGGCGATAATGCCGCGACCTTCAGTGTCACGGCTGATGATGGCACTGTCGAATCAACTGTTGCCAATGGCAATATTGATATCACCGGCACAAATGATGCACCAGTGCTGACACCGTCAAATCCGGACCTGACGGGGATTGATGAAAACGCCACGACGAATGGTGGTCAGACAGTTGGAAGCTTCCTTTCCGGTTCGGTCAGTGATGCGGATACCGGGGCGCTGTCGGGCATTGCCATTTCGGGTTTGTCGTCAGGGAATGGCAAATGGCAATACTCGCTTGATAATGGTTCAAGCTGGGTTGATGTTGGTACGGTTGCCGAGGCCGGTGCGCTTTTGCTGCGTTCGACCGATTATGTGCGTTTTGTACCCAATGGTGATACGGGTACCTCGGCATCGATCAGTTACCATGCCTGGGATCAAACCGGCGGAAACAGTGCCGGTGATAAAGTTTCCGTTAGTTCGACTGGTGGCACGACCGCGTTTTCAACGGCAACAGATACAGCTTCAATTGATGTTAGCGAAGTCAATGATGCGCCAACCATAAGTGGTGTGCCAACGGATGTGACCGTCGTTGAAGACACGGCCAGCAATTTTGACCTTTCGGCAATTACCTTTGGCGATGTGGATGACAGCAGTTTGACCGTGACGATCACGGCCTCTGCGGGCACCTTTGCGGCTTCATCGTCTGGCGGCGTGACGGTTGATGGAACGGGCAGTGGCACATTGACGCTGTCGGGTACGGTGAGCGCGATCAATACCTGGCTTGATACGGCCAGTAACATTCAATATATGAGCGCCGCCGATGCCAGTGGCGATAATGCCGCGACCTTCAGTGTCACGGCCGATGATGGCACTGTCGAATCAACTGTTGCCAATGGCAATATCGATATCACCGGCACAAATGATGCACCAGTGCTGACACCGTCAAATCCGGACCTGACGGGGATTGATGAAAACGCCACGACGAATGGTGGTCAGACAGTTGGAAGCTTCCTTTCCGGTTCGGTCAGTGATGCGGATACCGGGGCGCTGTCGGGCATTGCCATTTCGGGTTTGTCGTCAGGGAATGGCAAATGGCAATACTCGCTTGATAATGGTTCAAGCTGGGTTGATGTTGGTACGGTTGCCGAGGCCGGTGCGCTTTTGCTGCGTTCGACCGATTATGTGCGTTTTGTACCCAATGGTGACACGGGTACCTCGGCATCGATCAGTTACCATGCCTGGGATCAAACCGGCGGAAACAGCGCCGGTGATAAGGTTTCCGTTAGTTCGACTGGTGGCACGACCGCGTTTTCAACGGCAACAGATACAGCTTCAATTGATGTTAGCGAAGTCAATGATGCGCCAACCATAAGTGGTGTGCCAACGGATGTGACTGTCGTTGAAGATACGGCCAGCAATTTTGACCTTTCGGCAATTACCTTTGGCGATGTGGATGACAGCAGTTTGACCGTGACGATCACGGCCTCTGCGGGCACCTTTGCGGCTTCATCGTCTGGCGGCGTGACGGTTGATGGAACGGGCAGTGGCACATTGAAGCTGTCGGGTACGGTGAGCGCGATCAACACCTGGCTTGATACGGCCAGTAACATTCAATATATGAGCGCCGCCGATGCCAGTGGCGATAATGCCGCGACCTTCAGTGTCACGGCCGATGATGGCACTGTCGAATCAACTGTTGCCAATGGCAATATCGATATCACCGGCACAAATGATGCACCAGTGCTGACACCGTCAAATCCGGACCTGACGGGGATTGATGAAAACGCCACGACGAATGGTGGTCAGACAGTTGGAAGCTTCCTTTCCGGTTCTGTCAGTGATGCGGATACCGGGGCGCTGTCGGGCATTGCCATTTCGGGTTTGTCGTCAGGGAATGGCAAGTGGCAATACTCGCTTGATAATGGTTCAAGCTGGGTTGATGTTGGTACGGTTGCCGAGGCCGGTGCGCTTTTGCTGCGTTCGACCGATTATGTGCGTTTTGTACCCAATGGTGACACGGGTACCTCGGCATCGATCAGTTACCATGCCTGGGATCAAACCGGCGGAAACAGTGCCGGTGATAAAGTTTCCGTTAGTTCGACTGGTGGCACGACCGCGTTTTCAACGGCAACAGATACAGCTTCCATTGATGTTAGCGAAGTCAATGATGCGCCAACCATAAGTGGTGTGCCAACGGATGTGACCGTCGTTGAAGACACGGCCAGCAATTTTGACCTTTCGGCAATTTCCTTTGGCGATGTGGATGACAGCAGTTTGACCGTGACGATCACGGCCTCTGCGGGCACCTTTGCGGCTTCATCGTCTGGCGGCGTGACGGTTGATGGAACGGGCAGTGGCACATTGAAGCTGTCGGGTACGGTGAGCGCGATCAACACCTGGCTTGATACGGCCAGTAACATTCAATATATGAGCGCCGCCGATGCCAGCGGCGATAATGCCGCGACCTTCAGTGTCACGGCCGATGATGGCACTGTCGAATCAACTGTTGCCAATGGCAATATTGATATCACCGGCACAAATGACGCGCCGACATTGACCGATGGCGCGTCGGTTGCGCTGACCGGAACTAACGAAGATACAACGTCGTCAGGAACCACTGTTTCCAGCATCCTGAGCGGTGCCGGATATAGTGACATAGATGCAGGTGCATCATCGGGCATTGCCATTACCGGTATGACCGGCAATGGAAAATGGCAGTATTCTGCGGATGGCACCAACTGGGTGGATATCGATTCGGCTTCGGCAAGTGCGGCTGTGTTGCTGACATCGACCAGTCAGGTACGATATATCCCCGATGGAAATAATGGTGAGACGGCCAATCTGACCTTTAAGGCTTGGGACCAGACAACAGGTAGTGCCTCGACGACGGGTTCCGTAAGCACGGCTGACACCGGAACATCCGGTGGTGGATCGGCATTTTCCAGTCAGAATGCATCGGCCAGCATGGTCGTCAGTGACGTTAATGATGCGCCGACAGCCCCTGCAAGCCTTCCGGGGACGATCATTGAAAATGGCGGGCCGATGAGCTACGTGGTTTCGGTGGCCGGTTTCAATGATATTGATGGTGATAATCTGAGTTTTACGGCGACGTTGGCCGATGGCTCTGCTTTGCCTGCCTGGCTGTCTTACAGTGTGAATGGCAGCAATGTTACCTTCAGCGGGAATGTCCCGGGTGATTTTATCGGTGATCTTGAAGTGCGGATCACAGCAACAGAAGACGCAACGGCACATTTGACGGCAAGCAGTAATTTGACCATTCAGGTTGAAGCGCGTCCGGTTGTTGTCGTAACGCCGCCTGCTTCTCCGCCAGAGCCTGCGCCTGTGCCTCCTGTTATGTCACCGCCTGGTACCGGGAACATCGGGGATGCAGGGACTCCAGTTGGATCAGCGCTTGATTTTGGCGGGCGAAATGGTGGCGAAATTGTTCAGCCGGTAACCGGACAGCTCGGTAGTCTCAGTCCGCTTGATAACAGCTCGACGCCTGTTATGGCAGGTTTGCAATCTACAACCCCGCCGTCGATTTTTGGAGACACTGCGGGCCAGACAATTTTTGGCGGTGATGTTGGTGCAGGTACCGGCATATTGGCCGGGCGGACGCAACTTATTACATCCCAGGGCGCAGGTCTGGGCAATGATGCAGGCTTTGAACCGGCCAACGGCAATGGTGAAGGAACCGGCACCGATGAAGGGGCGGCTGGCACCCCAAACCTTGATGGTGCAGCACAAAACGCTGGTGGTGATAACGGCGCCGCCAGTAACGGTAATGGGAGTGCCGCTGCTGGGGCTGGAAACGCACCAAATGAAGAGGCACAACCTGAACGGGCTGCCCCTGTTGATGCCCAAAATAATGGAGAAGGTGAGGCTTCGCCTGCCTCTGAAAATCCGGGCGGTGATGGTGATGCAGCCCCAGAAGGCAACGATAATATTCAGGGGGCATTGGATAATCCTGCACTGCCTTCATTTGTGTTTAAAGAGGCGGTTTTGGCAAATGCTGATTTCACCGATCAGCTTGCAGGTGCAGGCGGGGCGTTTGAGCGCCACGCGAGTGCGCTGGCCAAGGCGTTGTCAGACTTTGATGCGTCGGCAGCCTGA
- a CDS encoding GNAT family N-acetyltransferase: MITGTVALPHGITARPVRNGDKNFLAKLFRDNRTDLQAIDATQDFIDMTVDMQLDAQINGYGSTFPNAIYLILEKNGSRIGRVTLDVGPIELRLIDLSFIKKAQNRGYGSAIIQWVMNAAAQTRRPLVVPARRDNSIFVTHLIKAGFQEDTSISDDVIARMVWFPTSDEMNGIGAIKPRKAASGNV, from the coding sequence ATGATCACAGGTACTGTCGCACTACCACACGGCATCACGGCCCGTCCTGTTCGCAACGGCGACAAAAATTTTCTAGCCAAACTATTTCGCGACAATCGCACCGACCTTCAAGCCATTGATGCGACACAGGACTTTATCGACATGACGGTCGATATGCAGCTTGATGCGCAGATCAATGGTTACGGCAGCACATTTCCGAATGCCATTTATCTGATCCTCGAAAAAAACGGTTCCCGGATTGGCCGCGTCACTCTTGATGTCGGGCCGATCGAACTACGCCTGATTGACCTGTCCTTCATCAAAAAAGCACAAAACCGGGGATATGGTTCTGCCATCATTCAATGGGTGATGAATGCTGCCGCGCAAACGCGCCGTCCGCTGGTCGTGCCAGCGCGACGTGATAACAGCATCTTTGTCACCCATTTGATCAAAGCAGGCTTTCAAGAAGATACCAGCATTTCCGACGACGTTATCGCCCGCATGGTCTGGTTTCCAACCAGCGATGAAATGAACGGGATCGGGGCCATCAAGCCCCGCAAAGCGGCATCTGGAAACGTATGA
- a CDS encoding phage tail protein has protein sequence MSDGYIGVIWALGFSFAPHNWGYCNGTILAVTQNTALFSLIGAYYGGDGRSSFGLPDLRSRAAIGQFTGPGLPTFTIGGTTGAPLISLSAAHLPPHTHTHSYAGGGGSGQFGVIFEAAAQKGTKKTPDDGDYLAAPASALALTDNLYVPQADVTATATLGGVTVASSVSGFDNSLFTINDTGNSASFSSYQPSLAINYCICMTGIYPSRN, from the coding sequence ATGAGTGATGGCTATATCGGCGTTATCTGGGCACTAGGATTTTCATTTGCTCCACACAATTGGGGATATTGTAATGGTACGATCCTGGCCGTAACCCAAAATACTGCGCTTTTTTCACTGATCGGGGCCTATTACGGCGGCGACGGACGCTCCAGCTTCGGCTTGCCGGATTTGCGCAGTCGTGCAGCCATTGGCCAGTTCACGGGCCCTGGCCTTCCAACCTTTACCATCGGAGGCACAACAGGTGCTCCGCTGATTTCTTTGTCAGCGGCACATCTGCCACCGCACACCCATACGCATAGCTATGCAGGTGGAGGCGGAAGCGGCCAATTTGGGGTAATTTTTGAGGCTGCAGCACAAAAAGGCACCAAAAAAACGCCCGATGACGGTGACTATCTGGCCGCGCCTGCATCTGCACTGGCACTAACAGACAACCTTTATGTCCCACAAGCCGACGTAACAGCCACCGCAACGCTGGGCGGGGTAACTGTTGCCTCCTCAGTAAGTGGCTTTGACAATTCATTATTTACTATCAACGACACCGGCAACAGCGCGAGCTTTAGCTCTTATCAACCCAGCCTCGCCATTAATTACTGCATCTGCATGACCGGCATTTACCCTAGCCGCAACTAG
- a CDS encoding phage tail protein — protein sequence MEGYIGVIQALGFDFAPRNWALCRGQLIAISQNTALFDLIKTIYGGDGRTSFALPDLQGRNPLGFGNGAGVPRYEIGEKTGTASTTLTSAHMPSHTHPHTYNGAHTEGALYVSKQSGTAQIPSDGDFIGVPANNVGAVGSLFVPAAEVSSTQMAAIAGVTGSGFDNSQFIIGNSGGNIDFSIVSPIIAINYSICLYGIYPSRN from the coding sequence ATGGAAGGTTACATTGGGGTTATCCAGGCGTTAGGTTTCGATTTTGCACCACGCAACTGGGCCTTATGCCGGGGTCAATTGATTGCAATTTCTCAAAACACCGCACTTTTCGACTTGATAAAAACCATTTATGGCGGTGACGGAAGAACCTCTTTCGCGTTGCCGGATTTACAAGGGCGCAACCCTTTAGGGTTCGGCAATGGCGCTGGTGTACCCCGTTATGAGATAGGCGAAAAAACAGGTACGGCTTCTACTACACTGACCTCGGCCCACATGCCATCACATACCCATCCGCATACGTATAACGGCGCTCACACCGAGGGGGCTCTCTATGTTTCAAAACAATCTGGCACTGCCCAGATCCCCAGTGATGGCGATTTTATTGGCGTACCCGCAAACAATGTCGGAGCAGTCGGATCATTGTTTGTTCCAGCAGCAGAAGTGTCATCTACTCAGATGGCAGCTATCGCAGGTGTAACGGGATCCGGATTTGACAACAGTCAGTTTATCATTGGCAATTCGGGCGGCAACATCGACTTCAGCATCGTCTCGCCCATTATCGCAATCAATTATTCGATTTGCCTTTACGGCATCTATCCATCACGAAACTGA